A region from the Haemorhous mexicanus isolate bHaeMex1 chromosome 12, bHaeMex1.pri, whole genome shotgun sequence genome encodes:
- the SETD6 gene encoding N-lysine methyltransferase SETD6, translating to MASAPKKFKAAVESGAQGKGSADPLSGFLAWCGRAGVELNPKVRLSREGAVAGYGMLAAEELEAGEVLFTIPRTALLSQHTTSIHALLQEAQESLQSQSGWVPLLLALLHEYTASSSHWQPYFSLWQDFRSLDHPMFWPQEERTRLLQGTGIPEAVDKDLANIQLEYNCIILPFMETHPDIFDPKLHTLELYKELVAFVMAYSFQEPLEEEEEDEKGPNPPMMVPVADILNHVANHNANLEYSPQCLRMVTTQPVRKGQEIFNTYGQMANWQLLHMYGFAEPYPGNSHDTADIQMVTLRRAALQRAKSEAQQQLVSEQWDFLCQLEMVGEEGAFVLGWDEVLTEEELSMTLKVLCMSEEEFKEYKEQDGWEDDSDEEENSTLSNEALSRLKTPCKKLLYDSVLLTLESYGSDLKAEQDLLNNKEAYEKLSRREQQALHVRYGQKRILHQLLELVQ from the exons ATGGCGTCGGCGCCCAAGAAGTTCAAG GCGGCGGTCGAGAGCGGCGCCCAGGGGAAGGGTAGTGCCGACCCCCTCTCCGGGTTCCTGGCGTGGTGCGGGCGGGCTGGGGTGGAGCTGAACCCCAAG GTCcgcctgagcagggagggcgCGGTGGCGGGGTACGGGATGTTGGCCGCCGAGGAGCTGGAGGCGGGAGAGGTGCTGTTCACCATCCCTCGCACGGcgctgctgtcccagcacaccACCTCCATTCACGCACTCTTGCAGGAAG CCCAGgagtccctgcagagccagtctGGTTGGGTCCCTCTCCTGCTGGCCTTGCTTCACGAGtacacagccagcagctctcactgGCAGCCATATTTCTCCCTCTGGCAGGACTTCCGGAGCCTGGACCACCCCATGTTCTG GCCTCAAGAAGAGCGAACAAggctcctgcagggcacaggcatcCCAGAAGCTGTGGACAAGGATCTAGCTAACATCCAGCTGGAGTACAACTGCATCATCTTGCCTTTCATGGAGACCCACCCTGACATCTTTGACCCCAAACTGCACACTCTGGAGTTGTATAAGGAGCTGGTGGCATTTGTCATGGCTTACAG CTTTCAGGAGcctttggaggaggaggaagaagatgagAAGGGGCCCAATCCTCCTATGATGGTGCCTGTAGCAGATATTTTGAATCATGTGGCCAACCACAATGCCAACCTGGAATACTCTCCC CAATGTCTGAGGATGGTTACAACGCAGCCCGTGAGGAAAGGACAGGAGATCTTTAACACGTATGGGCAGATGGCCaactggcagctgctgcacatgTACGGCTTCGCAGAGCCCTACCCCGGCAACAGCCACGACACAGCCGACATCCAGATGGTGACACTGCGCAGGGCGGCTCTGCAGC GAGCCAAAAGTGAagcgcagcagcagctggtCTCAGAGCAGTGGGACTTCCTGTGCCAGCTGGAGATGGTGGGGGAGGAAGGTGCCTTTGTGCTTGGCTGGGATGAGGTGCTGACAGAGGAAGAGCTGTCCATGACCCTTAAG GTGCTCTGCATGTCAGAAGAAGAATTCAAGGAGTATAAGGAGCAAGATGGCTGGGAAGATGACAGTGATGAAGAGGAAAACTCTACCCTTTCAAATGAGGCCCTTTCCCGACTTAAAACCCCTTGCAAGAAGCTCCTTTATGACAGTGTGCTGCTGACCCTGGAGTCCTATGGGTCAGAcctgaaagcagagcaggacttGCTAAATAACAAGGAGGCTTATGAGAAACTGAGTCGAAGGGAGCAGCAAGCGCTGCACGTGCGCTACGGACAGAAGAGGATCTTGCACCAGCTGCTAGAGCTGGTACAATAG
- the AGRP gene encoding agouti-related protein, translating to MLNVLLLCCGLLQGIQAVLDLRTADLSCGHLQKASGGLERVDRARQASLQRKGKEASAEPAGALPRLGFEQMALGVQEADGDLMQRGSLLEPQASSTELQAEGREERSPRRCVRLLESCLGHQIPCCDPCATCYCRFFNAFCYCRKISTNFPCGKN from the exons ATGCTGaacgtgctgctgctgtgctgtgggctgctgcaggggatccaggctgtgctggatcTCAGGACTGCTGACCTCAGCTGTGGCCACCTGCAGAAGGCGAGCGGTGGGCTGGAACGGGTGGACAGAGCCCGCCAGGCCAGCCTGCAGCGCAAAGGCAAGGAGGCATCTGCGGAGCCGGCAG GAGCTCTCCCAAGGCTGGGGTTTGAGCAGATGGCCTTGGGGGTCCAAGAAGCTGATGGTGACCTTATGCAGAGAGGCAGCCTGCTGGAACCACAG GCATCATCCACAGAACTGCAAGCTGAGGGCCGTGAGGagcgctccccccgccgctgTGTCCGTCTCCTGGAGTCCTGCCTGGGCCACCAGATcccctgctgtgacccctgtgCCACCTGCTACTGCCGCTTCTTCAACGCCTTTTGCTACTGCAGGAAAATCAGCACCAACTTCCCCTGCGGCAAGAACTAG
- the LOC132332709 gene encoding SNF-related serine/threonine-protein kinase-like translates to MAGVQGCGEGKIAGLYDLERTLGKGHFAVVKLARHVFTGQRVAVKVIDKSKLAGEAAGQLLQEVRCMKLVQHPNVVRLYEVIDTHAKLYLILELGDGGDMFDHIMRHEGGLAEPRAKHYFAQIVHAISYCHKLHVVHRDLKPENVVFFQEQGVVKLTDFGFSNRFQPGKMLTTSCGSLAYSAPEILLGDEYDAPAVDIWSLGVILYMLVCGHPPFQEANDSETLTMIMDCRYTVPPHVSAQCADLISRMLQRDPKQRASLEQIEGHTWLQGVDPSPASRSLLPLTSHKRVSEEEHEIILQAMMCGNIADRDTIQEALEANRYNHITATYFLLAERMLREKLEKQGHRLSLVYNLAKEVQSRPNLSDTFGSASSAGSLLPFTEIGGLSGASRLTPGGDIGSRQPTGTLLKVPAVDTTITKSTPALQQICEEEEEDDEEEERPSAMERKSSSLNQEQMRAFLRAHRPPGRGEVWGPGVELGGRGGRSGTAWAGKGVSGGRSPPMLRANGGEPLRREEDTEPGGSSAEFPKERGAILSPQSSSAEVPQVLGAETTPATLPSPADTSPGQGEQISPAQQSVESSGPEGGAESVIKLDPGKSKGGSLRDRLLQFPLCEKALAFKLRPGSKESLLSLGQFNCCHVI, encoded by the exons ATGGCCGGGGTGCAGGGCTGCGGCGAGGGCAAGATCGCAGGGCTGTACGACCTGGAGCGCACGCTGGGCAAGGGCCACTTTGCAGTGGTGAAGCTGGCCCGGCACGTCTTCACTGGGCAGCGCGTGGCCGTCAAGGTGATCGACAAGAGCAAGCTggcgggggaggcggcggggcagctcctgcaggaggtgCGCTGCATGAAGCTGGTGCAGCACCCCAATGTGGTGCGCCTCTACGAGGTCATCGACACCCACGCCAAGCTCTACCTCATCCTGGAGCTGGGCGACGGTGGGGACATGTTTGACCACATCATGCGGCACGAGGGCGGCCTGGCCGAGCCGCGGGCCAAGCACTACTTTGCCCAGATCGTCCATGCCATCTCCTATTGCCACAAGCTCCACGTGGTGCACCGCGACCTCAAGCCCGAGAACGTGGTCTTCTTCCAGGAGCAAGGGGTGGTCAAACTCACTGACTTTGGCTTCAGCAACCGCTTCCAGCCCGGCAAGATGCTCACCACCAGCTGTGGTTCCCTGGCCTACTCAGCACCAGAGATCCTGCTTGGGGATGAGTACGATGCCCCGGCTGTTG ACATCTGGAGCCTGGGAGTCATCCTCTACATGCTGGTGTGTGGCCACCCCCCCTTCCAGGAGGCCAACGACAGCGAGACCCTCACCATGATCATGGACTGCCGCTACACTGTCCCCCCACACGTCTCGGCACAGTGCGCTGA TCTCATCTCCAGGATGCTGCAGCGGGACCCGAAGCAGCGAGCTTCCCTGGAGCAGATCGAGGGCCACACGTGGCTGCAGGGGGTGGACCCGTCCCCTGCCAGCCGCTCTCTGCTGCCCCTCACCTCCCACAAGCGCGTGTCTGAGGAGGAGCACGAGATCATCCTTCAGGCCATGATGTGCGGGAACATCGCGGATCGGGACACCATCCAGGA GGCGCTGGAAGCCAACCGCTACAACCACATCACGGCCACGTAtttcctgctggcagagaggaTGCTGCGGgagaagctggagaagcagGGCCACCGTCTCAGTCTCGTTTACAACCTGGCCAAGGAGGTTCAGAGCAG GCCCAACTTGTCAGACACATTTGGCTCTGCGAGCAGCGCCGGCAGCCTCTTGCCCTTCACAGAGATAGGTGGCCTCTCCGGGGCGTCCCGGCTGACCCCTGGAGGGGACATTGGCAGCCGGCAGCCCACCGGGACCCTGCTGAAGGTCCCTGCCGttgacaccaccatcaccaAGAGCACCCCGGCCCTGCAGCAGATctgtgaggaggaagaggaggacgacgaggaggaggaaaggCCCAGCGCAATGGAGAGGAAGAGCAGCTCTCTGAACCAGGAGCAGATGCGAGCCTTCCTGCGTGCCCACCGCCCGCCCGGTCGCGGGGAGGTCTGGGGGCCGGGGGTTGAGCTGGGGGGCCGGGGAGGGCGCTCGGGGACggcctgggctgggaagggagttAGTGGGGGCCGGAGTCCCCCCATGCTGCGGGCAAATGGAGGTGAGCCCCTAAGGAGGGAGGAGGACACAGAGCCTGGGGGCTCCTCAGCAGAGTTTCCCAAGGAGAGGGGAGCCATCCTGtcaccccagagcagctcagctgaagTTCCCCAGGTATTGGGGGCAGAGACAACTCCTGCTACCCTCCCGAGTCCTGCAGACAcgtccccagggcagggggaacaGATCAGCCCGGCCCAGCAGTCGGTGGAGAGCTCAGGCCCTGAAGGGGGCGCAGAGAGTGTGATCAAGCTGGACCCGGGCAAGAGCAAGGGGGGCAGCCTGCGGGACAGGCTTCTGCAGTTCCCGCTCTGCGAGAAAGCCCTGGCCTTCAAACTCCGGCCGGGCTCTAAGGAGAGCCTCCTATCACTGGGGCAGTTCAACTGCTGCCATGTCATTTAA